A stretch of Pseudolysobacter antarcticus DNA encodes these proteins:
- a CDS encoding circularly permuted type 2 ATP-grasp protein yields MPNAYDEMLDGKGKTRAHYRAFGKWLEQAPPARIAQRRTEAELAFHRVGITFAVYGEDAGTERLIPFDIVPRIIPAAEWQVLERGLKQRVQALNFFLHDIYHEQRILKAGILPPELVLQNSQFRPEMVGTDVPGNIYAHIAGIDIVRAGAGEYYVLEDNLRVPSGVSYMLENRKMMMRLFPELFASQQIAPVEHFPDVLLDNLRSVAPEGVDNPTVAVLTPGAHNSAYFEHAFLAQQMGVELVEGQDLCAQDNMIFMRTTRGLQRVHVIYRRLDDDYLDPNVFRKDSLLGLPGLYAAYKAGKVTLANAIGTGVADDKSTYVHVPEMIRFYLDEQPILNNVPTWQLRKPDDCRYVLEHLAELVVKEVHGAGGYGMLVGPAASKKQLADFRRRILAEPQKYIAQPTLALSTCPTFVDAGIAPRHVDFRPYVLSGRSIHVVPGGLTRVALTEGSLVVNSSQGGGTKDTWIVEV; encoded by the coding sequence ATGCCTAACGCGTACGATGAAATGCTGGATGGGAAAGGCAAGACGCGCGCGCATTACCGTGCGTTCGGCAAATGGTTGGAGCAGGCGCCACCGGCGCGCATCGCGCAGCGTCGCACCGAAGCGGAGCTGGCATTCCATCGCGTCGGCATTACCTTCGCGGTATACGGTGAAGATGCGGGCACCGAGCGGCTGATTCCGTTCGATATCGTGCCGCGCATTATTCCCGCGGCGGAATGGCAGGTGCTCGAACGCGGCCTCAAACAACGAGTGCAGGCGCTGAATTTTTTCCTGCACGATATCTATCACGAGCAGCGCATTCTCAAGGCCGGCATCTTGCCGCCGGAACTCGTGCTGCAGAACTCGCAATTTCGCCCCGAAATGGTTGGCACCGATGTGCCCGGCAACATCTATGCGCACATCGCCGGCATCGATATCGTGCGTGCCGGCGCCGGCGAATATTACGTGCTCGAAGACAATCTGCGCGTGCCGTCCGGTGTTTCCTACATGCTCGAAAACCGCAAGATGATGATGCGGCTTTTCCCCGAGCTTTTTGCCAGCCAGCAGATCGCGCCGGTCGAGCATTTTCCCGATGTGCTGCTCGATAACCTGCGTTCGGTCGCGCCCGAAGGTGTCGATAATCCAACCGTCGCCGTGCTCACGCCGGGCGCGCACAACTCGGCGTATTTCGAGCATGCGTTCCTCGCGCAGCAGATGGGTGTGGAACTGGTCGAAGGTCAGGATTTGTGTGCGCAGGACAACATGATTTTCATGCGCACCACGCGTGGCCTGCAGCGTGTGCATGTGATCTATCGTCGGCTTGATGATGACTATCTCGATCCGAACGTGTTCCGCAAGGATTCGCTGCTCGGTTTGCCGGGTTTGTACGCCGCCTACAAGGCCGGCAAGGTCACGTTGGCGAACGCGATCGGCACGGGCGTGGCGGATGACAAATCGACCTACGTGCATGTGCCCGAGATGATCCGGTTTTATCTCGACGAACAGCCGATTCTCAACAACGTGCCGACGTGGCAATTACGCAAGCCCGATGACTGCCGTTACGTGCTCGAACACCTTGCCGAACTGGTGGTGAAAGAAGTCCACGGTGCCGGTGGTTACGGCATGCTCGTTGGGCCGGCGGCGAGTAAAAAACAGCTCGCGGATTTCCGTCGGCGCATTCTCGCCGAGCCGCAAAAATACATCGCGCAGCCGACGTTGGCATTGTCTACATGCCCGACCTTTGTCGATGCCGGCATCGCGCCGCGGCATGTGGATTTTCGCCCGTACGTGCTGTCGGGCCGCAGCATCCATGTCGTGCCCGGCGGGCTCACACGTGTGGCGCTGACCGAAGGCTCGCTCGTGGTCAATTCGTCACAAGGCGGCGGCACCAAAGATACCTGGATCGTGGAGGTCTGA
- a CDS encoding alpha-E domain-containing protein, which produces MLCRTANELYWMSRHIERAENTARLIDLTQRIALLPERFERGAAGVTVWGKALEAFGIEKEYARLYGAVNAQKVLRFMIFDALNPSSIYSCLQSARESARSQRGAITAEMYEDLNSSWLSIRALSWEQLVSDGLQVFLDRVKQRSASFRGITIGTMGRDEAYHFLSLGTFIERADCTVRLLDIKYSVPGAGDKHEVRNAVDYYQWSSMLHAISAFETYRRIYKDTVRPKRVAELLILREDMPRSLVVCTVAIHNILSSLVHGERAEVVRQAGALAAELRYGRIDAILEQGMQTYLDGYIERLYLLADEVNREFMTSTDRIAA; this is translated from the coding sequence ATGTTGTGTCGAACGGCGAATGAACTGTACTGGATGTCGCGGCATATCGAACGTGCCGAAAACACTGCGCGGCTGATCGACCTGACCCAACGCATCGCGTTGCTGCCCGAGCGTTTCGAGCGCGGCGCCGCGGGCGTGACGGTGTGGGGCAAGGCGCTCGAAGCGTTTGGTATCGAGAAGGAATACGCGCGTTTGTACGGCGCGGTGAACGCGCAGAAAGTGCTGCGTTTCATGATTTTCGATGCGCTGAATCCGTCGTCGATCTACAGCTGCCTGCAATCCGCACGCGAATCGGCGCGCTCGCAACGCGGCGCGATCACGGCGGAGATGTACGAAGATCTGAATTCATCGTGGCTCAGCATTCGCGCATTGAGTTGGGAGCAATTGGTCAGCGATGGCCTGCAGGTTTTTCTCGATCGCGTGAAGCAACGTTCGGCGTCGTTTCGTGGCATCACGATCGGCACGATGGGGCGCGACGAGGCCTATCATTTTCTGAGCCTCGGCACGTTTATCGAACGCGCCGATTGCACCGTGCGCCTGCTCGACATCAAGTACAGCGTGCCCGGCGCCGGCGACAAACACGAGGTGCGCAACGCGGTCGATTATTACCAGTGGAGTTCGATGCTGCATGCGATTTCGGCCTTCGAAACCTACCGCCGCATCTACAAAGACACGGTGCGCCCGAAAAGAGTCGCCGAGCTGCTGATTCTACGCGAGGACATGCCACGCTCGCTGGTCGTATGCACAGTCGCGATCCACAACATCCTCAGCTCACTCGTGCATGGCGAGCGCGCCGAAGTGGTGCGCCAGGCCGGCGCGCTCGCCGCGGAATTGCGCTACGGCCGGATCGACGCGATTCTCGAACAAGGCATGCAGACCTATCTGGACGGCTATATCGAGCGGCTTTATCTGCTCGCGGATGAAGTCAATCGCGAATTCATGACGTCAACCGATCGGATCGCGGCATGA
- a CDS encoding peptidase, whose amino-acid sequence MTYCVAMKLDSGMVFASDSRTNAGIDNISKFGKMRVFTRVGQRVIVTLSAGNLSITQSALNLLEQRARTNPDALGIWNAISLYDIAGLLGEAMREVKNRDGEFLRQNNIDASASFIVGGQIAGETQRLFQVYSEGNFIEASLETPYFQIGEIKYGKPIIDRILTPATDLTEATQCTLVSFDSTMRSNVSVGLPIDLLVYRNDSLSVDIQQRIEDGDPYFSQLATRWSEGLRGVFVNLPKPDWLTPKI is encoded by the coding sequence ATGACGTATTGCGTAGCGATGAAGCTCGATAGTGGCATGGTGTTCGCGTCCGATTCGCGCACCAACGCCGGCATCGACAATATTTCCAAATTCGGCAAGATGCGCGTGTTTACGCGTGTCGGCCAGCGTGTGATCGTGACTTTGTCGGCAGGCAATTTGTCGATCACGCAGAGCGCGCTGAACCTACTCGAACAACGTGCGCGCACCAATCCGGACGCACTGGGAATCTGGAATGCAATCTCGCTGTACGACATCGCCGGCCTGCTCGGCGAAGCGATGCGCGAGGTGAAAAACCGCGACGGCGAATTCCTGCGCCAGAACAATATCGACGCCTCGGCATCGTTCATCGTCGGCGGCCAGATCGCGGGCGAAACGCAGCGATTATTCCAAGTTTATTCGGAAGGTAATTTCATCGAGGCATCGCTCGAAACGCCGTATTTCCAGATCGGCGAAATCAAGTACGGCAAGCCGATCATCGATCGCATTCTCACGCCCGCCACCGACCTCACCGAAGCGACGCAATGCACGCTGGTATCGTTCGACTCGACCATGCGCTCGAACGTTTCGGTCGGTCTGCCGATCGATCTTCTGGTCTATCGCAACGATAGTTTGAGTGTGGATATCCAGCAACGCATCGAAGACGGCGACCCGTATTTCAGCCAGCTCGCCACACGCTGGAGCGAAGGCCTGCGCGGCGTATTCGTGAACTTGCCGAAGCCGGATTGGCTGACGCCGAAAATCTGA